A genomic region of Aspergillus oryzae RIB40 DNA, chromosome 1 contains the following coding sequences:
- a CDS encoding uncharacterized protein (predicted protein) yields the protein MKKRDKRLMDYARFKSIKERGDKPDKKTTEQGEQFVALNEALKDELPKLYSLTAKLMEACLKSFVHIQTSWFKTLQDKLCPLVDSFPDDIQKVIGDWNANFSFSEAQVLSLGICNGSLLADAVNLVNFNTPPTGANISSPRCPSTVNSASTRVGSTMDESPKASHDFGSGSHAFQSPSLDSQSQISLGRKRADSTFSGRAPPDSIELPRSQMLQQITGSSSASVLQPSSNRESCPSLPRLSLDSPFLVDVIGPSESSDKPTEEQPSSPGRYSGFFSSAMPMSDNPQDNPPQENEAPKEPAVLFLAASIYEFNIDRARREAGYPYLTYVVGEIFDVIAEKGELWLAKNQDDPTHQVGWIWNKHFAKLST from the coding sequence ATGAAAAAGCGCGACAAACGCCTTATGGATTATGCCCGCTTCAAGAGCATCAAGGAACGAGGGGACAAGCCGGACAAGAAAACCACCGAGCAAGGAGAGCAGTTTGTAGCTCTCAACGAAGCCCTTAAAGATGAACTTCCGAAACTCTACTCTCTTACCGCCAAATTGATGGAGGCTTGCCTGAAAAGCTTCGTTCATATACAAACGTCGTGGTTTAAAACTTTGCAGGACAAACTTTGCCCCCTAGTGGACTCGTTCCCGGACGATATCCAGAAGGTGATTGGTGATTGGAATGCGAATTTCAGCTTCTCTGAGGCACAGGTACTGTCGCTAGGCATCTGCAACGGCTCGTTGTTGGCAGACGCTGTCAACCTTGTCAATTTCAACACTCCTCCAACCGGAGCAAATATTAGTTCGCCGCGGTGCCCATCAACAGTCAATAGTGCCAGTACTCGCGTCGGATCCACTATGGATGAATCACCCAAAGCTTCCCATGATTTTGGCAGTGGTAGCCACGCTTTCCAGTCGCCAAGTCTTGATAGCCAGTCCCAAATCTCTCTTGGACGCAAGCGTGCTGATTCAACTTTCTCGGGTCGCGCTCCACCAGATTCGATTGAATTACCCCGGAGTCAAATGTTGCAACAGATTACTGGCTCCTCATCAGCTTCTGTACTTCAGCCCAGCTCTAACAGAGAGTCTTGTCCAAGCCTGCCTCGGTTGAGCCTTGATTCTCCATTCCTTGTCGACGTCATTGGCCCTTCTGAGAGTAGCGACAAACCAACCGAAGAACAGCCGAGCTCTCCTGGTCGGTACTCCGGCTTTTTCTCGTCCGCTATGCCAATGTCGGATAACCCACAAGACAACCCTCCCCAGGAGAACGAAGCACCTAAAGAGCCCGCTGTGCTATTCCTTGCTGCTAGTATCTATGAATTCAACATTGACCGTGCCCGACGAGAAGCCGGGTATCCCTACTTGACATACGTCGTCGGAGAAATTTTTGATGTCATCGCTGAAAAGGGCGAGCTGTGGCTAGCCAAGAACCAGGACGACCCTACTCACCAGGTCGGCTGGATCTGGAATAAGCATTTTGCGAAGCTTTCAACCTGA
- a CDS encoding Ulp1 protease family protein (sentrin-specific cysteine protease (Ulp1 family)), whose protein sequence is MLDGGLGKLHKRMKRFGDTTLHLTVTREDMQSLKNDWLTDNIISFWEEYLEREFLVNYKSSNIVLLRPSMSFMILQTPNPHTLREALPDFTRTTHVFLPINDCRNVTEAEGGTHWSLLLISIVDGIAFHYDSLPPGNVREAGTVTMKFGALLNRPIRFIHLQDSPVQENGSDCGVFVCLSMRHLLLKRLLTANASEKVSMSLGGMKVDARGGRKEMTKIIDGFRKEGERRRSYVAEQVHRRDYANLSLNRASLSPLGKKSASPGPPRIE, encoded by the exons ATGCTTGATGGCGGATTGGGCAAGTTGCACAAGAGGATGAAGCGCTTTGGTGATACG ACCTTACATTTGACAGTGACGAGGGAGGATATGCAATCACTCAAGAATGACTGGCTCACAGATAAT ATCATATCCTTCTGGGAGGA ATACTTGGAACGCGAGTTCCTCGTCAATTATAAATCATCCAATATTGTTCTTCTGCGGCCCAGCATGTCGTTCATGATCTTGCAGACGCCCAATCCGCACACACTCCGCGAGGCCTTACCCGACTTCACGCGGACAACGCATGTCTTCCTCCCTATTAATGACTGTCGCAATGTTACTGAAGCCGAAGGCGGGACTCACTGGTCGTTGCTTCTCATATCCATTGTTGATGGGATAGCATTCCATTACGATTCACTTCCTCCTGGAAACGTCCGGGAAGCCGGGACGGTGACCATGAAATTTGGCGCTTTACTCAACCGACCCATTCGATTCATTCATCTACAAGACTCACCGGTACAAGAGAACGGTAGCGACTGCGGTGTATTTGTGTGTCTGAGTATGCGACATTTGCTGCTGAAAAGGCTGTTGACTGCGAACGCCAGCGAGAAAGTTAGCATGAGTCTCGGCGGAATGAAAGTAGATGCCCgcggagggagaaaagagatgACCAAGATTATTGATGGCTTCCGAAAGGAAGGTGAACGACGCAGGTCGTATGTCGCTGAACAAGTGCATCGACGTGATTATGCTAACCTTTCATTGAACAGAGCTAGTCTCAGCCCGCTAGGGAAGAAGTCAGCAAGCCCTGGTCCTCCACGAATTGAATGA
- a CDS encoding putative Rho guanyl nucleotide exchange factor (invasion-inducing protein TIAM1/CDC24 and related RhoGEF GTPases) has translation MSGSDVEHVSCFLNGNSRELRRQSSPTTNDYFYDAPTEDSFETSLTASCSAAPPFASTTYSAQQGLTDSPILPATAGLSSNDRSSPDPDDYYRPHPHTLVAIGNTAAGSGESLMVEVDNAEVTEDHPTQFQRVCSVPAHPSKSVESSGPFRSLSDSSYGNIGFGSTIRVPPARASTARSRQVSFKDLVNKFNNNQDQVLPLPSTSTSRTVSPASPTDGSIQSKAASRLQQTHHSSIKKAPIPRWNTIGTFDPDIASERSLPRLRTSDIKDNGPSSSNLSQRPPFGQLLALDTGFDNLGYGTPSLPRRRGSEGTIPSPNPAFLDHPESALGLTPLTPTAWYLGRTPFLEAVHTTSSTPNHRRTRSDFAGDRPGGVAVCLSDTHMAVQPPLQPQPGTSLESPHSKSRIPISSRRLNSASASGDSSPSSPTRTELAFGNRSAQQIALPPKGVSRLPKPSPKQASNPARELTYEGEATFATPPHARREVAPGRARQYIPEKGTLLEAYIAAPPPKKSPPLRSSRPRQPVSQTAQTAPRSKVVETVSNFQRQINCDREPRNSRLRERRLPELGNVDFATRRQRIQQAFNRTVEENERKEEKAAELRRQVKAQEDTQQPVQPTTPKQQFTGLADVITSAQPEDNVAVIEELGECGHETKDMTPETEASKAHQQLHVDTDVSLTENSRNTTDYHPMTMDSPTLGHSGIILNSQGYESTPCDLQPDSAVTTGSNETHTTAFDPEPQDELSKQNLHASHRTLLSQIMRIRDSSPSSSSCDEQDYGFSDNDEKESIPIVLRDALAIEDSIDSSENQEHRDLYIKQGATDTDPMNRWSMSSWSSSLHHGNSSGGQCEGSDDDLSNIQHCVEDSEEATTKSCSASSSIPSVIGHPLSHALSQTASEVTEPSKEVISHTLPYGSSNTPSLIRLGGWDSKRVSQLYIEELASGRNHPLPMPAIRASPEPPHSRIEQRDEGRNDSLTDDPVLITETDRIQPSERMRHPASLFLRDDWEHASPSIMDWMQIAVDEGSAHQDPTIDNSRRNNGVPTSQLVTPNAHPKGADEGLGLAINVHPPQEFDNDDVPPPPIPRHDPPAPPSDTQESTVHPPPQIPVVHPNIFSNAIFAPLGPVQSTDSSEDSSLRRLEPTPSSQTVDSSATSLVPSTSEHPRPRTASPTPEQRQLKKRRHVIKELVDTEYTFGRDMKVVDDIYKGTSSSCLDLSTEDVKVLFANSDQVVQFSMAFQDTLKEAAKSVYIMPKSQRWTSRRNARNPITKTDQESSTETSTSDLEKDNATFIGQAFIAHIANMEKVYADYLKNHDAANKKLQTLQKNPKVAIWLKECRDWASDLTTAWDLDSLLVKPVQRILKYPLLLSELLESTPQDHPDRAALINALEEVTNISVRINELKKRADVVGQVVGRKRKESDVRAGLSKAFGRRTEKLKQQVGISDLVEDKEYDALSQRFGDNFFQLQVVMRDAEGYTREVQGSIDCLGEITSAIEEFIKVAPTAYHEIEGKCDELRAVVQGVLTEALPNHVSTIHCGSIGIQHD, from the coding sequence ATGTCCGGCAGTGATGTCGAGCACGTTTCTTGCTTTCTGAACGGCAACTCTCGTGAGCTCCGGCGccaatcttctccgactACCAACGATTACTTCTATGATGCTCCGACGGAAGACTCCTTTGAAACATCACTAACTGCCTCCTGTTCTGCCGCACCACCTTTTGCCAGTACCACATATTCCGCGCAACAGGGTCTCACAGACTCTCCAATATTGCCTGCAACCGCAGGCCTATCCTCGAACGACCGATCCTCGCCCGACCCTGACGACTACTATCGCCCACATCCACACACATTGGTTGCAATCGGTAATACTGCTGCTGGTTCAGGCGAATCTTTGatggttgaagttgataaCGCCGAAGTTACCGAAGACCACCCGACACAATTTCAACGAGTGTGCTCTGTGCCAGCGCACCCATCGAAGTCTGTGGAAAGCTCAGGGCCCTTTCGCTCGCTCTCAGATTCATCATACGGAAACATTGGGTTCGGATCCACTATCAGGGTACCGCCAGCGCGGGCGTCGACGGCGAGGTCAAGGCAGGTCTCGTTTAAGGACCTCGTGAACAAgttcaacaacaaccaggATCAAGTTCTCCCACTACCGTCAACGTCTACATCCAGAACTGTTAGCCCGGCTAGCCCTACGGATGGGTCAATACAATCCAAGGCTGCTTCACGTCTGCAACAAACTCACCATTCGTCAATTAAGAAAGCCCCAATACCTCGGTGGAACACGATAGGCACTTTTGACCCCGATATAGCGTCAGAACGTTCTCTACCTCGGCTGAGGACAAGCGACATCAAAGATAATGGTCCCAGCTCTTCCAACCTTTCTCAGCGGCCCCCGTTTGGCCAATTGCTTGCATTAGATACGGGTTTTGACAACTTGGGATATGGAACACCCTCACTTCCGCGCCGTCGAGGTTCTGAAGGGACTATCCCGAGCCCAAACCCAGCATTTCTAGACCATCCTGAATCAGCACTTGGCTTGACGCCTTTGACTCCCACCGCTTGGTATCTAGGACGTACGCCGTTTCTAGAGGCTGTTCATACCACTTCGAGTACGCCTAAccaccgaagaacaaggagtGATTTCGCTGGAGATCGACCTGGAGGTGTGGCGGTGTGCCTTTCTGATACCCATATGGCGGTCCAGCCCCCCTTGCAGCCGCAGCCCGGCACATCCCTAGAGAGCCCACATTCCAAGTCACGCATTCCAATTTCTTCCCGCCGCCTTAATTCAGCTTCCGCCTCGGGCGATTCATCGCCGTCTTCACCAACAAGAACCGAGCTAGCTTTCGGCAACCGATCTGCGCAGCAGATCGCTCTGCCGCCGAAAGGCGTTAGCCGCCTGCCCAAGCCATCCCCCAAACAGGCGTCTAATCCCGCTCGTGAACTGACCTACGAGGGCGAAGCAACGTTTGCGACACCGCCCCATGCAAGGCGGGAAGTGGCCCCTGGCAGGGCCCGTCAGTACATCCCTGAGAAGGGTACCCTTTTGGAGGCATACATAGCTGCTCctccgccgaagaagtcaCCGCCTCTCCGTAGTTCACGACCCCGTCAACCCGTCTCACAAACTGCCCAAACGGCGCCACGCTCAAAAGTGGTGGAAACAGTTTCGAATTTTCAAAGACAAATTAACTGTGATCGTGAGCCACGAAACTCCAGGCTCCGAGAGCGACGACTGCCAGAATTGGGTAATGTCGACTTTGCAACCCGGCGACAGAGAATCCAGCAGGCTTTCAATCGCACagttgaagagaatgaacgaaaagaagagaaagcagcAGAGCTCCGACGCCAGGTCAAAGCTCAAGAAGACACACAGCAGCCTGTTCAGCCTACTACACCTAAACAACAGTTTACTGGACTTGCGGATGTGATTACTTCGGCACAGCCTGAAGATAACGTGGCGGTAATCGAGGAACTTGGCGAGTGTGGACATGAAACAAAAGACATGACACCCGAGACAGAGGCTTCCAAAGCGCATCAACAGCTTCACGTCGATACAGACGTATCTTTAACAGAGAATTCTCGAAATACAACAGACTATCATCCGATGACGATGGATTCACCAACATTAGGCCACTCGGGGATAATTTTGAACAGCCAAGGATATGAGTCGACGCCCTGCGACCTGCAACCCGACTCCGCCGTAACAACAGGGTCTAACGAGACCCATACCACCGCATTTGATCCAGAACCTCAAGATGAGCTTTCCAAACAGAATCTACATGCATCGCATAGAACCCTGTTGAGCCAAATAATGCGTATTCGTGATTCTAGCCCCAGCAGTTCATCGTGTGACGAGCAAGATTATGGTTTTTCTGATaatgatgagaaggagtcTATTCCCATTGTTCTGAGAGATGCGTTGGCTATCGAAGACTCTATAGACAGCAGTGAGAACCAAGAGCACCGTGATCTTTATATCAAACAGGGTGCTACTGATACCGACCCAATGAACCGATGGAGTATGAGTTCCTGGTCTTCTTCCCTGCATCACGGAAATTCTTCGGGTGGGCAATGTGAGGGCAGCGATGACGATCTTTCCAACATACAGCATTGTGTCGAGGATAGCGAAGAGGCTACCACTAAGTCATGCTCTGCATCTTCGAGCATCCCATCTGTCATTGGTCATCCACTTTCTCATGCATTGTCCCAGACAGCCAGTGAGGTAACAGAACCAAGTAAAGAAGTCATATCACATACACTTCCTTACGGATCTTCGAACACACCCAGCTTAATAAGGCTGGGTGGGTGGGATTCTAAGCGTGTGTCTCAGCTTTACATAGAGGAGCTTGCGAGTGGCAGGAATCATCCCCTTCCTATGCCAGCGATACGTGCGTCTCCAGAGCCGCCACATTCACGGATTGAGCAAAGGGACGAAGGGAGAAATGATAGTCTGACGGATGATCCTGTTCTAATAACGGAAACTGACCGTATCCAACCCTCAGAACGGATGCGACATCCCGCAAGCTTGTTTTTACGTGACGACTGGGAGCATGCGTCTCCATCAATAATGGATTGGATGCAGATAGCCGTCGATGAAGGATCCGCACATCAGGACCCCACGATTGACAACAGCCGGAGAAATAATGGTGTCCCAACATCGCAGTTAGTGACCCCCAACGCACATCCAAAAGGCGCCGACGAAGGCCTAGGTCTGGCAATCAATGTGCATCCACCTCAGGAGTTTGATAATGACGATGTCCCACCGCCTCCTATACCACGTCATGATCCTCCAGCTCCCCCCTCCGACACTCAAGAGAGCACTGTTCATCCTCCCCCACAGATTCCTGTGGTTCATCCCAACATCTTTTCGAACGCCATCTTCGCGCCGCTGGGGCCCGTTCAAAGCACCGATAGCAGTGAAGACTCCTCTCTCCGGCGACTTGAGCCGACACCTTCCTCACAGACAGTAGACTCATCGGCAACCTCGTTGGTTCCTTCGACTTCAGAACACCCTCGCCCACGAACCGCGTCCCCAACTCCAGAACAACGCCAACTGAAGAAGCGGCGACACGTCATAAAGGAATTAGTTGATACCGAATACACGTTCGGGAGGGACATGAAAGTCGTCGATGATATTTATAAAGGCACTTCGAGTTCATGCCTAGACCTCTCCACAGAAGATGTCAAAGTGCTCTTTGCAAATTCGGACCAAGTCGTGCAATTTTCTATGGCTTTCCAGGACACTCTTAAGGAGGCAGCGAAAAGTGTTTATATAATGCCTAAATCCCAACGGTGGACCAGCCGGCGTAACGCGCGAAATCCTATAACAAAGACGGATCAAGAATCTTCTACTGAAACTAGCACTTCCGACCTGGAGAAAGATAATGCGACTTTCATTGGGCAGGCATTCATAGCGCATATAGCAaacatggagaaggtttACGCCGACTACTTGAAGAACCACGATGCTGCCAATAAGAAACTTCAGACCCTGCAGAAGAACCCGAAAGTGGCTATTTGGCTCAAAGAATGTCGGGACTGGGCATCGGATCTCACAACAGCATGGGATCTAGATTCGTTGCTCGTCAAGCCAGTACAGCGGATCTTGAAATATCCGCTCCTCTTAAGTGAACTCCTTGAATCAACACCTCAGGATCATCCAGACCGTGCTGCGCTCATTAATGCACTTGAAGAGGTTACGAACATCTCTGTTCGTATAAACGAGCTGAAGAAACGTGCAGATGTCGTGGGGCAAGTGGTTGgccgaaagagaaaagagtcTGATGTTAGGGCAGGCTTGTCAAAGGCATTTGGACGTCGCACAGAGAAGTTGAAGCAACAGGTTGGCATATCCGATCTGGTCGAAGACAAGGAATACGATGCTCTGTCTCAGAGGTTCGGAGACaatttctttcaattgcAAGTTGTCATGCGGGATGCGGAGGGGTATACGCGTGAAGTACAGGGATCCATAGACTGCTTGGGCGAAATCACCAGCGCTATAGAAGAGTTTATCAAAGTCGCCCCAACTGCTTACCATGAAATTGAAGGCAAATGCGATGAGCTGAGGGCGGTTGTTCAAGGTGTATTGACAGAGGCACTACCCAACCATGTAAGTACAATCCATTGTGGAAGCATTGGTATCCAGCATGACTAA